The nucleotide window GTCCAGTTCACGGGTGAAGGCGGGCAGGGCCGCCGGTGCGATCCGGTTGAGGGCCTGACGCAGTGCGCCGACATCGGCGGAACTCATCGCCGCCCGGAACCTCACCCCTCCGCCCGGGCCACCCCCACCGGGCAGCTCACGCCCGTGCCTCCGATGCCGCAGTAGCCCGCCGGGTTCTTGTCGAGGTACTGCTGGTGGTGGTCCTCGGCGGGGTGGAAGGGGGCGGCAGGGGCGATCTCGGTGGTGATGGGGCCGTGGCCAGCGGCGGTGAGGACGCGCTGGTAGGCGTCGCGGGAGGCGGTGGCGGCGGCGGACTGGGCGGGGGAGTGGGTGTAGATCGCGGAGCGGTACTGGGTGCCGACGTCGTTGCCCTGGCGGAAGCCCTGGGTGGGGTCGTGGGACTCCCAGAAGACCTTCAGGAGCTGCTCGTAGGAGACCTCGGCCGGGTCGAAGACGACGCGGACGGCCTCGGTGTGGCCGGTCAGCCCGGTGCACACCTCCTCGTACGTCGGGTTGGGGGTGTGGCCGCCCTGGTAGCCGACGAGGGTGGTCCACACCCCCGGGGTCTGCCAGAAGCGCCGCTCGGCACCCCAGAAGCAGCCGAGGCCGAAGTCGGCCACCTCCAGGCCGTCGGGGTAGGGGCCGAGCAGTGGGTGGCCGAGGACGGTGTGGCGGTCGGTGACGGTGAAGGCGGGACGGTCGCGGCCGGGCAGCGCCTCCTCGGCGGTGGGCAGCTGCGTCTTGTGACGGGCGAAGAACATCGGCCTTACTCCTGTCGGCTCAGGGCACACCGCGCGGGCGCCGGGCGTCGTTCATCAGAACGTATCCGTGCGACCAGGGATTCCGTTCCGGCGGCGGGCGCGCGGAGCATTACCCTCGGCGTCATGAGCGACGCGCACACCCACGGTCAGCACAGCTTCGAGACCCTCGCCATCCACGCGGGGCAGCCGGCCGATCCGGCGACCGGAGCCGTGGTCACACCCATCTACCAGGTCTCCACCTTCAAACAGGACGGTGTCGGGGGCCTGCGTGGCGGTTACGAGTACAGCCGGTCGGCCAACCCGACCCGCACCGCGCTGGAGGAGAACCTCGCCGCGCTCGAAGGCGGCCGGCGCGGCCTCGCCTTCGCCTCCGGGCTCGCCGCGGAGGACTGCCTGCTGCGTACCCTGCTGCGCCCCGGCGATCACGTGGTGATCCCCAACGACGCCTACGGCGGCACGTTCCGGCTGTTCAGCAAGGTCGCCGAGAACTGGGGGGTGCGCTGGTCGGTGGCGGACACCACCGACCCGGCCGCGGTCCGCGCCGAGGTGCGTCCTCAGACCAAGGCGATCTGGGTGGAGACGCCCAGCAACCCGCTGCTCGGCATCACCGACATCGCGGCGCTCGCCGAGGTGGCCCGGGCCACCGGGGTCCGCCTGGTGGTCGACAACACCTTCGCCAGCCCCTACCTCCAGCAGCCGCTCGCGCTCGGCGCCGACGTCGTGGTGCACTCCACCACCAAGTACATGGGCGGCCACTCCGACGTGGTCGGCGGCGCCCTGGTGACCACCGACGCCGAACTCGGCGAGCGGCTGGCCTACCACCAGAACGCGATGGGTGCCATCGCCGGCCCGTTCGACGCCTGGCTGGTGATGCGGGGCGTCAAGACGCTGGCGGTGCGCATGGACCGGCACAGCGCCAACGCCGCCCGGATCGCCGAGATGCTCACCGCCCACCCGAAGGTGACCCAGGTCTACTACCCGGGGCTGCCGGAGCACCCGGGGCACGAGGTCGCGGCCAAGCAGATGCGGGCGTTCGGCGGGATGATCTCG belongs to Streptantibioticus cattleyicolor NRRL 8057 = DSM 46488 and includes:
- the msrA gene encoding peptide-methionine (S)-S-oxide reductase MsrA; the protein is MFFARHKTQLPTAEEALPGRDRPAFTVTDRHTVLGHPLLGPYPDGLEVADFGLGCFWGAERRFWQTPGVWTTLVGYQGGHTPNPTYEEVCTGLTGHTEAVRVVFDPAEVSYEQLLKVFWESHDPTQGFRQGNDVGTQYRSAIYTHSPAQSAAATASRDAYQRVLTAAGHGPITTEIAPAAPFHPAEDHHQQYLDKNPAGYCGIGGTGVSCPVGVARAEG
- a CDS encoding cystathionine gamma-synthase; translation: MSDAHTHGQHSFETLAIHAGQPADPATGAVVTPIYQVSTFKQDGVGGLRGGYEYSRSANPTRTALEENLAALEGGRRGLAFASGLAAEDCLLRTLLRPGDHVVIPNDAYGGTFRLFSKVAENWGVRWSVADTTDPAAVRAEVRPQTKAIWVETPSNPLLGITDIAALAEVARATGVRLVVDNTFASPYLQQPLALGADVVVHSTTKYMGGHSDVVGGALVTTDAELGERLAYHQNAMGAIAGPFDAWLVMRGVKTLAVRMDRHSANAARIAEMLTAHPKVTQVYYPGLPEHPGHEVAAKQMRAFGGMISFRVAGGEEAALRVCDRAELFTLGESLGGVESLIEHPGRMTHASVAGSALEVPADLVRLSVGIEAVDDLLADLTEALA